From Helicoverpa zea isolate HzStark_Cry1AcR chromosome 23, ilHelZeax1.1, whole genome shotgun sequence, one genomic window encodes:
- the LOC124641945 gene encoding putative nuclease HARBI1, translating into MASEYLAWDLVVLEHRRDVLMGRQIARNKRNDENPLDLEDGQFLQMYRISKEMFHRLLSELRPSLQRRRPYGLSVESQILTALRFYACGCYQQPVGLQWGCSMSQKSVSRVIRAVTSAINEKLLRKYIKFPMTQGERHAAKQKFRNAPQPFPGVIGAIDCTHIKILAPKTNEESYVSGHHEGHSLNVQAVCDPDLIILNINARWPGARHDAHIWANSPVRSTMKRHFENGDRRAWLLGDDGYPLEPWLMTPIKHQQPGTPEYKYTEAHCSARNIIERCFGVLKSVFRCLSHQRQLMYEPYMAGLIINACAVLHNMRITYKLPEPESTTSMQLVDNSRFHDDMLEVTGSGRAVAERIRRRLINTSFT; encoded by the exons atggcttCTGAATATTTAGCATGGGACTTAGTTGTGCTCGAGCACAGACGCGATGTGCTTATGGGTCGACAAATAGCACGAAACAAGCGAAACGATGAAAATCCCTTGGATTTGGAGGATGGCCAATTTCTTCAAATGTATAGAATTTCAAAGGAAATGTTTCACAGGCTACTAAGTGAACTGCGTCCATCTCTCCAAAGACGACGGCCTTACGGACTTTCTGTGGAGTCCCAA ATACTGACGGCACTCCGATTTTACGCATGTGGGTGCTACCAACAACCTGTTGGCTTGCAGTGGGGTTGTAGCATGAGCCAAAAATCTGTTAGCCGAGTCATCCGGGCTGTAACTTCggcaataaatgaaaaacttttaagaaaatatattaaatttccAATGACTCAAGGAGAACGCCATGCGGCAAAACAGAAATTTAGAAATGCCCCACAGCCATTCCCAGGGGTAATTGGAGCCATTGATTGCACCCATATAAAAATTTTAGCTCCTAAGACCAATGAGGAGTCTTATGTGAGTGGTCACCATGAGGGCCATTCATTAAATGTGCAAGCT GTGTGTGACCCtgatcttattattttaaatattaatgctcGATGGCCAGGAGCGAGACATGATGCTCACATATGGGCAAATTCACCGGTGCGCTCAACAATGAAGCGACATTTTGAAAATGGGGACCGCCGTGCTTGGCTGCttg gtGATGATGGATATCCTCTGGAACCGTGGTTAATGACTCCCATAAAACATCAACAGCCTGGCACACCGGAATATAAATATACCGAAGCACACTGCTCAGCTAGGAACATCATAGAAAGATGCTTCGGTGTGCTAAAATCTGTGTTTAGATGTCTATCACACCAACGCCAGTTAATGTACGAACCCTATATGGCTGGCCTAATAATTAACGCATGTGCAGTGCTCCACAATATGCGGATAACATATAAATTACCGGAACCAGAGTCCACCACATCCATGCAGCTGGTGGATAATAGTAGATTCCATGATGATATGTTAGAAGTTACAG gTTCTGGGCGAGCTGTTGCAGAGCGCATAAGAAGAAGGCTAATTAACACTAgtttcacataa
- the LOC124641946 gene encoding uncharacterized protein LOC124641946 — protein sequence MDGEVIETGAGLPGASSLSVRRKRLRSPRVTPAQIDALLSILEARPYLHTRKFTGLQGRENFETGWREVAEELNNLPNGSRKTPEQWMTVWRDLKSRACSKAAKLKKEQKRTGNRGVSTAPLTEAESRIISIVGADYSFGTDCPDAMPEEDLLQHEMEAGVVISEVLTLPHSQARDFVELLPTETTINDSRATAGSSPPPIQEQVQDAPQSPVLQMTVRGRRTETVASSTPPLRQRPRRKRNLNPRQSVSEQYSAARREFLAVAEANAATMKMLATAAQAQADAAKMQAEAAKVQAEATLQLVKVGNKIADAINNYINKNNK from the exons ATGGACGGTGAAGTCATTGAAACAGGCGCAGGCCTGCCGGGTGCCAGCAGCTTGAGCGTCAG GCGTAAGCGTCTGCGTAGCCCTCGTGTTACACCCGCTCAAATTGATGCACTACTATCAATATTAGAAGCGCGTCCATATTTGCACACGCGGAAATTTACCGGCTTGCAGGGCCGGGAAAATTTCGAAACGGGCTGGAGGGAGGTTGCCGAGGAGCTCAATAATCTCCCTAACGGGTCTAGAAAGACACCAGAGCAGTGGATGACG GTTTGGAGAGACTTAAAAAGCCGCGCTTGCAGtaaggcggcaaaattaaaaaaagaacaaaaacgtaCCGGCAACCGAGGCGTCAGCACTGCTCCCCTGACCGAGGCCGAGAGCCGGATAATTTCAATAGTTGGGGCAGATTATTCCTTTGGGACAGACTGCCCGGACGCTATGCCAGAGGAAGAT ttATTACAACATGAGATGGAGGCTGGGGTGGTAATCTCTGAGGTTCTCACCTTACCTCATTCTCagg ctaGAGATTTTGTGGAATTGTTACCGACTGAAACAA caatCAATGACAGCAGAGCAACGGCTGGTTCTTCACCACCACCCATCCAAGAACAAGTGCAAGATGCCCCTCAGTCGCCAGTACTACAAATGA CAGTACGTGGCAGAAGGACAGAAACTGTTGCATCATCAACACCACCACTGCGACAGAGACCCAGAAGAAAGAGGA ATCTGAATCCTCGCCAAAGTGTTTCTGAGCAATATAGTGCAGCTCGACGAGAATTTCTAGCAGTTGCAGAAGCAAATGCTGCTACAATGAAG ATGCTGGCAACTGCTGCTCAAGCGCAAGCAGATGCTGCCAAGATGCAGGCTGAGGCAGCCAAGGTACAAGCCGAGGCGACGCTGCAATTGGTAAAAGTTGGAAACAAAATAGCTGacgcaataaataattacataaataaaaataataaatga